In one window of Miscanthus floridulus cultivar M001 chromosome 12, ASM1932011v1, whole genome shotgun sequence DNA:
- the LOC136497871 gene encoding putative 12-oxophytodienoate reductase 11: MTSNDDANNVPLLTPYKMSKFHLSHRVVLAPLTRQRSYGNVPQPHAILYYQQRTTKGGLLISEATGVSDTAQGYKDTPGIWTKEQVEAWRPIVDGVHAKGGTFFCQIWHVGRVSNSTFQPNGQAPISSTDKPVKSQHVAKFTPPRRLETDEIPFIINNFRVAARNAIEAGFDGVEIHGAHGYLIDQFLKDHVNDRTDIYGGSLENRCRFAVEIVQAVVDEIGADKVGIRLSPFANYSGAVDSNPEALGLYMANALNNFGVLYCHVVVPRMVKNGENSETPSNIGLMRSAFKGTIIVAGGYSREDGNHAISSGYADLVAYGRLFLSNPDLPRRFEIDATLNKYNSETFYTPDPVLGYTDYPFLPSDV; the protein is encoded by the exons G GGTGGTTCTTGCACCACTAACGAGGCAGCGTTCATACGGTAATGTTCCTCAGCCTCATGCCATACTGTATTATCAACAGAGAACAACTAAAGGAGGCCTTCTGATTTCCGAGGCCACTGGAGTGTCTGACACAGCTCAAGG GTACAAGGATACTCCCGGCATCTGGACAAAGGAGCAAGTGGAAGCGTGGAGGCCAATAGTAGATGGGGTTCATGCCAAAGGAGGAACATTTTTCTGTCAGATTTGGCACGTGGGGAGAGTCTCCAATTCCA CTTTTCAGCCTAATGGGCAGGCTCCAATTTCAAGCACTGACAAGCCAGTAAAATCACAACATGTGGCTAAGTTCACTCCTCCTAGAAGATTAGAGACCGATGAAATCCCTTTTATCATCAACAATTTCAGGGTAGCCGCTAGAAATGCAATTGAAGCTG GATTTGATGGTGTTGAAATTCATGGAGCTCACGGTTACTTGATTGATCAATTTCTAAAGGACCATGTCAATGATCGCACAGACATATATGGTGGCAGCTTAGAGAACCGTTGCCGGTTTGCAGTAGAAATAGTTCAAGCGGTAGTTGATGAGATTGGAGCTGATAAGGTTGGGATAAGGCTTTCACCTTTTGCAAATTATTCGGGAGCAGTAGACTCAAACCCAGAAGCTCTAGGCCTGTATATGGCAAATGCACTGAACAATTTTGGAGTTCTCTATTGCCATGTAGTGGTGCCACGGATGGTGAAAAATGGTGAAAATTCTGAAACTCCCAGCAATATTGGGTTAATGAGGAGTGCATTTAAGGGAACAATTATTGTTGCTGGTGGCTACAGTAGGGAGGATGGAAATCATGCAATCTCCAGTGGTTATGCTGATTTGGTTGCATATGGGCGCTTATTTCTGTCCAATCCTGACTTGCCTCGGAGGTTTGAAATTGATGCTACTCTCAACAAGTACAACAGCGAGACTTTTTACACTCCTGATCCAGTTCTCGGATATACTGACTACCCATTTCTTCCATCAGATGTCTAA
- the LOC136495401 gene encoding putative 12-oxophytodienoate reductase 11, with amino-acid sequence MTSTKGEEQRTMASGAANTVPLVTPYKMGKFDLSHRVVLAPLTRQRSYGNVPQPHAILYYQQRATKGGLLIAEATGVSDTAQGYKDTPGIWTNEQVEAWKPIIDGVHQKGGIFFCQIWHVGRVSNSSFQPNGQAPISSTDKPLKPQVRANGVDVVTFTPPRRLETDEIPLVINDFRVAARNAIEAGFDGVEIHGAHGYLIDQFLKDQVNDRTDKYGGSLENRCRFALEVVQAVVDEIGADKVGIRLSPFAGYSDAPDSNPEALGLYMANALDKFGILYCHMVEPRMVKLGEKFETPYSLRPMRDAFKGTFIVAGGYNREDGNDAISTGYADLIAFGRLFLSNPDLPRRLEIDAPLNKYNRDTFYIPDPVVGYTDYPFLSSDV; translated from the exons ATGACAAGCACAAAGGGAGAGGAGCAGAGGACGATGGCCAGCGGCGCCGCTAACACTGTCCCCCTCGTCACCCCCTACAAGATGGGAAAATTTGATCTTTCCCACAG GGTAGTTCTCGCACCACTGACGAGACAGCGGTCCTACGGCAATGTTCCTCAACCTCATGCCATACTGTATTATCAACAGAGAGCGACTAAAGGAGGTCTTCTAATTGCTGAGGCCACGGGAGTGTCCGACACCGCTCAAGG GTACAAAGACACTCCTGGCATTTGGACCAATGAGCAAGTCGAAGCATGGAAGCCAATCATAGATGGGGTTCATCAGAAAGGAGGGATATTTTTCTGTCAGATTTGGCACGTAGGGAGAGTCTCTAATTCCA GTTTTCAGCCTAATGGGCAGGCTCCAATTTCAAGCACTGATAAGCCACTAAAACCTCAAGTGAGAGCCAATGGTGTAGATGTGGTTACTTTCACACCTCCTAGACGTTTAGAGACTGATGAAATTCCTTTGGTCATCAATGATTTCAGGGTAGCTGCTAGAAATGCAATCGAAGCTG GGTTTGATGGTGTTGAAATCCATGGAGCTCACGGTTACTTGATTGATCAGTTTCTAAAGGATCAGGTCAATGATCGCACAGACAAATATGGTGGCAGTTTAGAGAATCGTTGCCGATTTGCACTAGAAGTAGTTCAAGCTGTAGTTGATGAAATTGGTGCTGACAAGGTCGGGATAAGGCTGTCACCTTTTGCCGGTTATTCTGATGCACCGGACTCAAACCCTGAAGCTCTAGGCCTGTATATGGCAAATGCACTGGATAAATTTGGAATTCTATATTGCCACATGGTGGAGCCGCGGATGGTAAAACTTGGTGAAAAATTTGAAACCCCATACAGTCTTCGTCCAATGAGGGATGCTTTCAAGGGAACATTTATAGTTGCTGGGGGCTACAATAGGGAGGATGGAAATGACGCAATCTCCACTGGGTATGCTGATTTGATTGCATTCGGGCGCTTGTTTTTGTCTAATCCTGACTTGCCTCGAAGGTTGGAAATAGATGCTCCCCTTAACAAGTACAACAGAGACACATTTTACATCCCTGATCCAGTTGTTGGGTATACTGACTACCCATTTCTTTCATCAGATGTGTAA